The proteins below come from a single Salinilacihabitans rarus genomic window:
- a CDS encoding DNA polymerase sliding clamp, which produces MFKAIVSAEALTSALEPVSTLVDECKIHLEEDGLRIQAIDPATVAMVDLSLEAAAFESYEADGGLIGVDLSRLEDIAGMADAGQLVELELDEETRKLHIQIDGLEYTLALIDPDSIRQEPDIPDLDLPARVVLEGKDVNRAVKAADMVSDHIALGVDDADEAFYVDAEGDTDDVHLELTSADLIDLQVGTAHSLFSLDYLKDMNKAIPADAEVTLDLGEEFPVEIYFDFAEGQGQVTYVLAPRIQSD; this is translated from the coding sequence ATGTTCAAGGCCATCGTGAGCGCGGAGGCGCTCACCAGCGCGCTCGAACCGGTGAGCACGCTGGTCGACGAGTGCAAGATCCACCTCGAGGAAGACGGCCTGCGGATACAGGCGATCGACCCCGCGACGGTCGCGATGGTGGACCTGTCGCTGGAGGCGGCGGCGTTCGAATCGTACGAGGCCGACGGCGGGCTGATCGGCGTCGACCTCTCGCGGCTCGAAGACATCGCGGGGATGGCCGACGCCGGCCAGCTCGTCGAACTCGAACTCGACGAGGAGACCCGCAAGCTCCACATCCAGATCGACGGCCTCGAGTACACTCTCGCGCTGATCGATCCGGATTCGATCCGCCAGGAGCCCGACATTCCGGACCTGGACCTGCCCGCACGCGTCGTGCTCGAAGGGAAGGACGTCAACCGGGCGGTGAAAGCCGCCGACATGGTCTCCGATCACATCGCGCTGGGCGTCGACGACGCCGACGAGGCCTTCTACGTCGACGCCGAAGGCGACACCGACGACGTCCACCTCGAACTTACGTCTGCAGACCTCATCGACCTGCAGGTCGGCACGGCCCACTCGCTGTTCAGCCTCGACTACCTCAAAGACATGAACAAGGCCATCCCCGCCGACGCCGAAGTCACGCTCGACCTCGGCGAGGAGTTCCCGGTCGAGATCTACTTCGACTTCGCGGAGGGGCAGGGCCAGGTCACCTACGTCCTCGCGCCGCGCATCCAGAGCGACTGA
- a CDS encoding transcription initiation factor IIB: protein MEGADAAPSCPECDGPLVSTETETICRDCGLVLAEDAIDRGPEWRSFDEESDRRRTGAPLTRSRHDRGLSTEIGYGSDARLTGRRRRQFARLRREHNRARIASKADRNQVYGFAEIRRVVAQLSLPISVREQACALFESAQTAGLFRGRSLEGFAAAAVYATCRTLSIARTMDEIVDVARADEAELKAAYDALNRELELPTGPIDPTQFLPRYASKLDLDADVERGARERVEALLEAGLIGGRNPSGVAAACLYAVARDADAATVTQAAAAEVADVSPVTIRSTVKLLAELD from the coding sequence ATGGAGGGTGCGGATGCGGCCCCGTCCTGTCCCGAGTGTGACGGGCCGTTAGTGAGCACGGAGACGGAAACGATCTGCCGGGACTGCGGGCTCGTGCTGGCCGAAGACGCCATCGACCGCGGCCCCGAGTGGCGCTCGTTCGACGAGGAGTCGGATCGACGTCGCACCGGCGCGCCGCTGACGCGCTCGCGACACGACCGCGGCCTCTCGACCGAGATCGGCTACGGGTCGGACGCGCGGCTGACGGGGCGGCGACGCCGGCAGTTCGCCCGGTTGCGCAGGGAACACAACCGCGCCCGGATCGCCTCGAAGGCCGACCGCAATCAGGTCTACGGCTTCGCCGAGATCCGCCGCGTCGTCGCCCAGCTCTCGCTCCCGATTAGCGTCCGCGAACAGGCCTGTGCGCTGTTCGAGTCGGCCCAGACGGCGGGGCTCTTCAGGGGCCGCTCGCTCGAAGGGTTCGCGGCGGCGGCCGTCTACGCGACCTGTCGCACCCTCTCGATCGCCCGCACGATGGACGAAATCGTCGACGTCGCACGCGCCGACGAGGCCGAACTCAAGGCGGCGTACGACGCGCTCAACCGCGAACTCGAGTTGCCGACCGGACCGATCGACCCGACGCAGTTTCTCCCCCGCTACGCCTCGAAACTCGACCTCGACGCCGACGTCGAACGCGGCGCGCGCGAACGCGTCGAAGCGCTGCTCGAAGCGGGGCTGATCGGCGGGCGAAACCCGAGCGGCGTCGCCGCGGCCTGCCTGTACGCCGTCGCCCGCGACGCGGACGCGGCGACGGTCACCCAGGCCGCCGCGGCCGAGGTCGCGGACGTCTCGCCGGTGACGATCCGTTCGACCGTCAAACTCCTCGCGGAACTCGACTGA
- a CDS encoding selenium-binding family protein: protein MSDVSTSDGVEPDHEHHHDHEGPGYSTPQAAIEEGGREKLAYVMSLYVGTDVDAPDFVAVVDLDPDSDTYCEIVDRVELPNRGDELHHFGWNACSSSCHVEGLERRHLIVPGQRSSRLHVIDTKDRRNPELVEVIEPEEVFEYDLSAPHTVHCVPDGKIIISMLGDADGDLPGGFLELNDDFEIEGRWEPPGEIEMNYDYWYQPRQNVMVSSEWAAPKTYYPGFDLDDVEAGNYGQKLHFWDWEDGTVEQTIDLGEEGLIPLEVRFLHTPESTHGFVGAALSSNIFHFWEDDGEYRAEKVIDFESREHDDWDMPVPALPTDILISMDDRYLFGSNWLHGDVWMYDISDPSNPRKADSLSVGGTFGEVQEVQGRELAAGPQMIQLSLDGERLYWTTSLFSSWDDQFYPEEAERGSVMLKADVDPRNGTMTLDEDFLVDWGECPAGPARAHEIRWPDGDCTSDVWQ from the coding sequence ATGAGTGACGTTAGCACGAGTGATGGCGTGGAACCGGACCACGAACACCACCACGACCACGAGGGCCCCGGCTATTCGACGCCACAGGCCGCCATCGAGGAGGGCGGTCGGGAGAAACTGGCCTACGTGATGAGCCTCTACGTCGGCACCGACGTCGACGCGCCGGACTTCGTGGCGGTCGTCGACCTCGATCCCGACTCGGACACGTACTGCGAAATCGTCGATCGCGTCGAACTGCCCAACCGCGGCGACGAACTCCACCACTTCGGGTGGAACGCCTGCTCGTCGTCCTGTCACGTCGAGGGACTGGAGCGTCGACACCTGATCGTTCCCGGCCAGCGCTCCTCGCGGCTCCACGTGATCGACACGAAAGACCGACGAAATCCCGAACTGGTCGAGGTGATCGAACCCGAGGAGGTCTTCGAGTACGACCTCTCGGCACCGCACACGGTCCACTGCGTTCCGGACGGGAAGATCATCATCAGCATGCTCGGGGACGCCGATGGCGACCTTCCCGGCGGGTTCCTCGAGTTGAACGACGACTTCGAGATCGAGGGTCGGTGGGAGCCGCCGGGCGAGATCGAGATGAACTACGACTACTGGTACCAGCCCCGCCAGAACGTGATGGTGTCGAGCGAGTGGGCCGCCCCCAAAACGTACTACCCCGGCTTCGACCTCGACGACGTCGAGGCCGGCAACTACGGCCAGAAGCTCCACTTCTGGGACTGGGAAGACGGCACCGTCGAGCAGACGATCGATCTCGGCGAGGAGGGGCTGATTCCGCTGGAGGTCCGGTTCCTCCACACCCCCGAATCGACCCACGGGTTCGTCGGGGCCGCGCTGTCGTCGAATATCTTCCACTTCTGGGAGGACGACGGAGAGTACCGCGCCGAGAAGGTGATCGACTTCGAGAGCCGCGAGCACGACGACTGGGACATGCCGGTCCCCGCGCTCCCGACGGACATCCTGATCTCGATGGACGATCGGTACCTGTTCGGCTCGAACTGGCTCCACGGCGACGTCTGGATGTACGACATTTCGGACCCGTCGAACCCGCGAAAAGCCGACTCGCTCTCGGTCGGCGGCACCTTCGGCGAGGTCCAGGAGGTGCAGGGTCGCGAACTGGCCGCCGGGCCGCAGATGATCCAGCTTTCGCTCGACGGCGAACGGCTCTACTGGACCACCTCGCTGTTCTCGTCGTGGGACGACCAGTTCTACCCCGAGGAAGCCGAGCGCGGCTCCGTGATGCTGAAAGCCGACGTCGATCCACGCAACGGGACGATGACCCTCGACGAGGACTTCCTCGTCGACTGGGGCGAGTGCCCGGCGGGTCCGGCCCGCGCCCACGAGATCCGCTGGCCCGACGGCGACTGCACGAGCGACGTCTGGCAGTGA
- a CDS encoding pro-sigmaK processing inhibitor BofA family protein, which yields MVTGLEILLLVLVLAAVLGASTVVRTVRPFIVNAVVGLLVLFLAQAVFGLQVAVTTVALVIVAVGGFPGALLVILLSLFGIAFVP from the coding sequence ATGGTTACGGGACTCGAAATTCTCCTGTTAGTCCTCGTGCTCGCCGCCGTCCTCGGCGCCTCGACGGTCGTACGGACGGTACGGCCGTTCATCGTCAACGCGGTCGTCGGTCTCCTCGTCCTGTTTCTCGCGCAGGCGGTGTTCGGCCTCCAGGTCGCCGTCACGACCGTCGCGCTGGTCATCGTCGCGGTCGGGGGGTTCCCCGGCGCGTTGCTCGTGATCCTGCTGTCGCTGTTCGGGATCGCGTTCGTCCCCTGA
- a CDS encoding LAGLIDADG family homing endonuclease, whose protein sequence is MAQAGNSELVDAFEQFFRSYYDTEIKQLAQRYPNEQRSLYVDWNELYKFDPDLADDYINQPEQLQRYAEEALRLYDLPIDVSLGQAHVRVRNLPESESPEIREIRARHMNKLVQVRGIVRKATDVRPKIEEAAFECQLCGTLTRVPQSSGDFQEPHECQGCERQGPFRVNFDQSEFVDAQKLRIQESPEGLRGGETPQSIDIHVEDDVTGEVTPGDHVAAVGVLRLEQQGNQQEKSPIFDFYMEGVSVDVDEEQFEDMDITDEDKEEIVRLSEQDDVYEQMVASIAPSIYGYEQEKLAMMLQLFSGVTKQLPDGSRIRGDLHMLLIGDPGTGKCVRGDTRVTLADGRDVPIRELVESNLDDPKPIDDGWWDEVDIEVPSLQQDGTIAAQRATRVWKREVPERMLRIRTASGRELEVTPSHPLFVQRDGSCSPVTADTLTEGTFVATPRRLPTDGDDSLEVDYRRSRSRNAVRLELPDEWTPSLARLLGYIVAEGYVEKRSDNTGFVSITNNDEEVRDDAKHALIELGLNVTERGSSEGRDAREALRFSGEFVSFLQNLDARLLQSSSEQRVPRQLLRTSRRIKAEFLKGFVEGEGHVSASQREITVASTSQELLEGVRTLLLSFGIRSQLHRRHNGSHRLRISGSAFEKYVSTIGFVTERKRSAAGQYVDVDGNTNTDVVPKVGTELRRLRDSLGLAQSECGLPRSTYQHYERGSRNPSRGSLREVVSAFRQALPSEVTGEDGQISTDGGTLATAVEQLQQLAEGDVCWDRIEAIETIEPDYDWVYDLEVEETHNYVSNGIVSHNSQMLGYIQNIAPRSVYTSGKGSSSAGLTAAAVRDDFGDGQQWTLEAGALVLADQGIAAVDELDKMRSEDRSAMHEALEQQKISVSKAGINATLKSRCSLLGAANPKYGRFDHYEPISEQIELEPALISRFDLIFTVTDQPDEEKDRNLAEHIINTNYAGELTTQQREMTSLEVSSEEIEEMTAKVDPAIDAELLRKYIAYAKQNCHPRMTEAAREAIRDFYVDLRSKGTDEDAAVPVTARKLEGLVRLSEASARVRLSDTVELEDAERVIEIVRSCLQDIGVDPETGEFDADIVEAGTSKSQRDRIKNIKQLISDVEEEYDDGAPIDIVLERADEIGMDRSKAEHEIEKLKQKGEVYEPSTDNLRTT, encoded by the coding sequence ATGGCGCAAGCGGGCAACTCGGAACTCGTCGACGCGTTCGAGCAGTTCTTCCGCAGCTACTACGACACCGAGATCAAGCAGCTCGCCCAGCGCTACCCCAACGAACAACGGTCGCTCTACGTCGACTGGAACGAGCTCTACAAGTTCGACCCCGACCTCGCCGACGACTACATCAACCAGCCCGAACAGCTCCAGCGCTACGCCGAGGAGGCCCTGCGGCTGTACGACCTGCCGATCGACGTCAGCCTCGGACAGGCCCACGTCCGGGTCCGGAACCTGCCCGAGTCCGAGTCGCCCGAGATCCGCGAGATCCGCGCCCGGCACATGAACAAGCTCGTGCAGGTGCGGGGCATCGTCCGCAAGGCGACCGACGTCCGCCCGAAGATCGAGGAAGCCGCCTTCGAGTGCCAGCTCTGTGGCACCCTCACTCGCGTCCCCCAGTCCAGCGGTGACTTCCAGGAACCCCACGAGTGTCAGGGCTGTGAGCGACAGGGGCCGTTCCGCGTCAACTTCGACCAGTCCGAGTTCGTCGACGCCCAGAAACTGCGGATTCAGGAGAGCCCGGAGGGACTGCGCGGCGGCGAGACGCCCCAGTCGATCGACATCCACGTCGAGGACGACGTCACCGGCGAGGTCACCCCCGGCGACCACGTCGCCGCCGTGGGCGTGCTCCGACTCGAACAGCAGGGCAACCAGCAGGAGAAATCGCCCATCTTCGACTTCTACATGGAGGGCGTGTCGGTCGACGTCGACGAGGAGCAGTTCGAGGACATGGACATCACCGACGAGGACAAAGAGGAGATCGTCCGCCTCTCGGAGCAAGACGACGTCTACGAGCAGATGGTCGCCTCCATCGCCCCCTCCATCTACGGCTACGAGCAGGAGAAACTCGCGATGATGCTCCAGCTGTTCTCGGGCGTGACGAAGCAGTTGCCCGACGGCTCGCGGATCCGCGGGGACCTGCACATGCTCCTGATCGGCGATCCGGGGACCGGGAAATGCGTCCGCGGAGACACGAGGGTGACACTCGCCGATGGACGGGACGTACCCATTCGGGAGCTCGTCGAGTCGAATCTCGACGATCCGAAACCGATCGACGACGGCTGGTGGGACGAGGTCGATATCGAAGTCCCCTCGCTGCAACAGGACGGAACGATAGCCGCGCAGCGAGCGACGAGGGTCTGGAAACGGGAAGTGCCCGAGCGGATGTTGCGGATTCGGACGGCGAGCGGCCGCGAACTCGAGGTGACGCCGTCGCACCCGTTGTTCGTCCAGCGAGACGGTTCTTGTAGCCCAGTCACCGCGGATACTCTGACCGAGGGAACGTTCGTCGCCACGCCACGACGCCTTCCGACCGACGGAGACGACTCACTGGAAGTCGATTACCGCCGTTCGAGGTCGAGAAACGCTGTCCGGCTCGAGTTACCCGACGAGTGGACGCCGTCGCTCGCCAGATTACTCGGCTACATCGTGGCGGAGGGCTACGTCGAGAAGCGATCCGACAACACCGGGTTCGTCTCGATCACGAACAACGACGAGGAAGTCCGCGACGACGCCAAACACGCTCTCATCGAACTCGGATTAAACGTCACGGAGCGAGGTTCGAGCGAGGGAAGGGACGCCCGAGAAGCACTCCGTTTCTCGGGGGAATTCGTGAGTTTCCTGCAGAATCTCGACGCGCGGTTACTACAGTCCTCGAGCGAACAGCGCGTTCCTCGGCAGTTGCTACGAACTTCGCGGCGTATCAAGGCCGAGTTCCTCAAAGGGTTCGTCGAAGGAGAAGGGCACGTATCCGCCTCTCAGCGCGAGATTACGGTCGCGTCGACGAGTCAGGAGTTACTCGAAGGAGTCCGAACGCTTCTCCTCTCGTTCGGCATTCGCTCGCAACTCCACCGACGACACAACGGCAGCCACCGGCTCCGGATTAGCGGGTCGGCGTTCGAAAAATACGTCTCGACGATCGGTTTCGTGACGGAGCGAAAACGGAGTGCCGCCGGCCAGTACGTCGACGTGGACGGGAATACGAATACGGACGTCGTCCCGAAGGTCGGTACCGAGCTACGTCGGCTTCGTGATTCGCTCGGGCTTGCGCAGTCGGAGTGCGGTCTCCCTCGGAGCACGTACCAGCACTACGAACGGGGGTCGCGAAACCCCAGCAGGGGAAGCCTTCGTGAGGTCGTGTCTGCGTTCAGGCAGGCCCTCCCCTCCGAGGTTACGGGGGAGGACGGTCAGATCTCCACCGACGGTGGTACGCTCGCGACTGCAGTAGAGCAACTCCAGCAGCTAGCTGAGGGCGATGTCTGCTGGGACCGAATCGAAGCCATCGAGACGATCGAACCCGACTACGACTGGGTGTACGACCTCGAGGTCGAAGAAACACACAACTACGTTTCGAACGGAATCGTCTCACACAACTCCCAGATGCTCGGCTACATCCAGAACATCGCCCCCCGATCCGTCTACACCTCGGGTAAGGGTTCGTCCTCGGCCGGTCTCACCGCAGCCGCTGTCCGCGACGACTTCGGCGACGGCCAACAGTGGACCCTCGAGGCCGGCGCGCTGGTGCTCGCCGACCAAGGGATTGCTGCAGTCGACGAACTCGATAAAATGCGCTCGGAGGATCGGTCGGCTATGCACGAAGCGCTCGAGCAACAAAAAATATCGGTAAGTAAGGCCGGTATTAATGCAACTCTTAAATCTCGGTGCTCGCTGCTGGGCGCCGCCAACCCGAAGTACGGCCGGTTCGATCACTACGAGCCGATCAGCGAGCAGATCGAACTCGAACCGGCGCTCATCTCGCGGTTCGACCTGATCTTCACGGTCACCGACCAGCCCGACGAGGAGAAGGATCGGAACCTCGCCGAGCACATCATCAACACGAACTACGCTGGCGAGTTGACGACCCAGCAACGGGAGATGACCTCGCTGGAGGTCTCCTCCGAGGAGATCGAGGAGATGACGGCGAAAGTCGACCCGGCGATCGACGCCGAACTCCTCCGGAAGTACATCGCCTACGCCAAACAGAACTGTCACCCGCGGATGACCGAGGCGGCCCGCGAGGCGATCAGGGACTTCTACGTCGACCTGCGCTCGAAGGGCACCGACGAGGACGCGGCGGTCCCGGTCACCGCACGAAAGCTCGAGGGGCTGGTTCGCCTCTCGGAGGCGAGCGCCCGCGTCCGGCTCTCCGACACCGTCGAACTCGAGGACGCCGAGCGCGTGATCGAGATCGTCCGCTCGTGTCTGCAAGACATCGGGGTCGACCCCGAGACCGGCGAGTTCGACGCGGACATCGTCGAGGCGGGCACCTCGAAGTCCCAGCGCGACCGGATCAAGAACATCAAACAGCTGATCAGCGACGTCGAGGAGGAGTACGACGACGGCGCCCCGATCGACATCGTCCTCGAACGGGCCGACGAGATCGGGATGGACCGCTCGAAGGCCGAACACGAGATCGAGAAGCTCAAACAGAAAGGCGAGGTGTACGAGCCGAGCACCGACAACCTGCGGACGACGTGA
- a CDS encoding ABC transporter ATP-binding protein, translating to MPDSTNDLRSRPADDGSEGSTDAPTRSEPGPGPPAVASRLVGEDLEIGYPTTEEPVVDLDRLDLPAGEVTALVGPNGSGKSTLLKSLARQLEPEAGVVYLDGTDVETFGNKAFARRVGLLSQENESPGSVSAEELIYYGRYPHRGVFDTVDEDDREAVERAIELAGVEHLRGEPLGELSGGQKQLVWIAMVLAQETDVLLLDEPTNHLDLHHQLRVMEVVETLNEERGVTVGVVLHDVAQAARHADNLIALLDGDVYDWGPPNEVVTDELLEEVFGVIATVGYGEEGPTIMPHRPVDADET from the coding sequence ATGCCCGACTCGACGAACGACCTCCGCTCGCGACCCGCCGACGACGGCTCCGAGGGATCGACCGACGCCCCCACTAGGTCCGAGCCGGGCCCGGGACCGCCGGCTGTCGCCAGCCGGCTCGTCGGCGAGGACCTGGAGATCGGCTACCCGACGACCGAGGAGCCGGTCGTCGACCTCGACCGGCTCGACCTCCCCGCGGGCGAGGTGACGGCGCTGGTCGGCCCGAACGGCAGCGGGAAGTCGACGCTCCTGAAGTCGCTCGCGCGCCAGCTCGAGCCCGAGGCGGGCGTCGTCTACCTCGACGGCACCGACGTCGAGACGTTCGGGAACAAGGCGTTCGCCCGCCGGGTCGGCCTGCTCTCCCAGGAGAACGAGTCACCCGGCAGCGTGAGTGCGGAGGAGCTGATCTACTACGGCCGGTACCCCCACCGCGGCGTCTTCGACACCGTCGACGAAGACGACCGGGAGGCCGTCGAACGCGCGATCGAGCTCGCGGGGGTCGAGCACCTCCGCGGCGAGCCCCTCGGCGAGCTGAGCGGCGGCCAGAAGCAGCTCGTCTGGATCGCGATGGTACTGGCCCAGGAGACCGACGTCCTCCTGCTCGACGAGCCGACGAACCACCTCGACCTCCACCACCAGCTCCGCGTGATGGAGGTCGTCGAGACGTTGAACGAGGAGCGCGGCGTCACGGTCGGCGTCGTCCTCCACGACGTCGCCCAGGCAGCCCGCCACGCGGACAACCTCATCGCGCTCCTGGACGGCGACGTCTACGACTGGGGGCCGCCGAACGAGGTCGTCACCGACGAGCTACTGGAGGAGGTCTTCGGCGTGATCGCCACCGTCGGCTACGGCGAGGAGGGGCCGACGATCATGCCCCACCGGCCGGTCGACGCGGACGAAACCTAG
- the rio1 gene encoding serine/threonine-protein kinase Rio1, producing MEQGPEYGLVDLDEAETPGDEWEEIDVSDTEADRIARKRDREFEQFEERIKDADQFKVEQSVFDDATFAALYKLVQDGHVEAFGGPISTGKEANVYHALGDDREVAVKVYRINASNFRQMRDYLEGDPRFEGLGGKKKDVVLAWVKKELANLRRAKTAGVTVPEPIAAERNVLVMEYIGDEDGRAKRLGEVHVENPQTAYEVLREYMRRLYAAGLVHGDLSEYNVVFHDGQLVVIDLGQAVTVHHPNSREFLERDCRNVAAFFSRQGLEVTEDELFEYVTRPDPETSGE from the coding sequence ATGGAACAGGGACCGGAGTACGGACTGGTCGACCTCGACGAGGCCGAGACGCCCGGCGACGAGTGGGAGGAGATCGACGTCTCGGACACCGAGGCCGACCGCATCGCCCGCAAGCGCGACCGGGAGTTCGAACAGTTCGAGGAACGGATCAAGGACGCAGACCAGTTCAAAGTCGAGCAGTCGGTGTTCGACGACGCGACCTTCGCGGCGCTGTACAAACTGGTTCAGGACGGCCACGTCGAGGCTTTCGGTGGCCCCATCTCGACTGGCAAGGAGGCCAACGTCTACCACGCGCTCGGCGACGACCGCGAGGTCGCGGTCAAGGTCTACCGGATCAACGCCTCGAACTTCCGGCAGATGCGCGACTACCTCGAAGGCGACCCCCGCTTCGAGGGCCTGGGCGGCAAGAAGAAGGACGTCGTCCTCGCGTGGGTCAAGAAGGAACTGGCGAACCTCCGCCGCGCGAAGACGGCCGGCGTCACCGTCCCGGAACCCATCGCCGCCGAACGTAACGTCCTCGTGATGGAGTACATCGGCGACGAGGACGGCCGCGCGAAGCGCCTCGGCGAGGTCCACGTCGAGAACCCACAGACCGCCTACGAGGTCCTCCGGGAGTACATGCGACGGCTCTACGCGGCGGGGCTGGTCCACGGCGACCTGAGCGAGTACAACGTCGTCTTCCACGACGGCCAACTCGTCGTCATCGACCTCGGACAGGCGGTCACCGTCCACCACCCCAACAGCCGCGAGTTCCTCGAACGCGACTGCCGGAACGTCGCCGCCTTCTTCTCCCGGCAGGGACTCGAGGTGACCGAGGACGAGTTGTTCGAGTACGTGACGCGACCCGACCCGGAGACGTCGGGCGAGTAG
- a CDS encoding DEAD/DEAH box helicase, producing the protein MSQQVGEVETIFCHETGNDYLVVVTRDGERLFRAKLGLSETSAGPRPAKFRIKRGSSEEPRQPDEFVELARRADRIRISEQTSPEGRKELREMFGGYQLEAKAVRTCRYCASSGRYSPITTETAIKDGQDWICTDCASRELERQLSYVGDVTGAARERLEELMLEVQDLERIVNLLKGRLDPDLTKFDTISATVDEVDPVHVDSLGLHPKLQGMLEDRFDTLLPVQSLAVENGLFDGDDQLVVSATATGKTLVGEMAGIDRVLEGEGKMLFLVPLVALANQKYEDFRDEYGHLVDVSIRVGASRIADSGNQFDPDADVIVGTYEGIDHALRTGKELGDIGTVVIDEVHTLKEEERGHRLDGLISRLKYTTERRAKRRDDYGGAQWIYLSATVGNPEQLAAALESKLIEFEERPVPIERHVTFADGREKVRVENKLVKREFDTESSKGYRGQTIIFTNSRRRCHEISRKLEYAAAPYHAGLDYKRRKTVERKFGDQELAAVVTTAALAAGVDFPASQVIFDSLAMGIEWLSVQEFHQMLGRAGRPDYHDEGKVYLLVEPDCSYHNSMEMTEDEVAFKLLKGEMESVMTHYDEDAAVEETLANVTVGGRAAKGLNDRMLGEVPTKHAIGKLLEYEFIDGFEPTPLGRVVTEHFLEPGEAFALLDGIRKDAHPYDLVADIELRDADL; encoded by the coding sequence GTGTCACAGCAGGTCGGCGAGGTCGAGACCATCTTCTGTCACGAGACCGGCAACGACTACCTCGTGGTCGTCACCCGGGACGGCGAGCGGCTGTTCCGGGCGAAACTCGGCCTCTCGGAGACCTCCGCCGGCCCCCGCCCCGCGAAGTTCCGCATCAAGCGCGGCTCCAGCGAGGAACCCCGCCAGCCCGACGAGTTCGTCGAACTCGCCCGCCGGGCCGACCGCATCCGCATCTCCGAGCAGACCTCCCCCGAGGGGCGAAAGGAACTGCGGGAGATGTTCGGGGGCTACCAGCTGGAGGCGAAGGCGGTCCGGACCTGCCGGTACTGTGCCTCCTCGGGGCGGTACTCGCCGATCACGACCGAGACGGCGATCAAGGACGGCCAGGACTGGATCTGTACGGACTGTGCGAGCCGGGAACTCGAACGACAGCTCTCGTACGTCGGCGACGTCACCGGCGCGGCCAGGGAACGCCTCGAAGAGCTGATGCTCGAAGTGCAGGACCTCGAACGGATCGTCAACCTCCTGAAAGGCCGGCTCGACCCCGACCTCACGAAGTTCGACACCATCTCGGCGACGGTCGACGAGGTCGATCCCGTCCACGTGGACTCGCTGGGCCTGCACCCGAAGCTACAGGGGATGCTCGAAGACCGCTTCGACACCCTGTTGCCGGTCCAGAGCCTCGCGGTCGAAAACGGCCTGTTCGACGGCGACGACCAACTCGTCGTCTCGGCGACGGCGACCGGGAAGACCCTCGTCGGGGAGATGGCCGGCATCGACCGCGTCCTCGAAGGGGAGGGGAAGATGCTGTTTCTCGTCCCCCTCGTGGCGCTGGCGAACCAGAAGTACGAGGACTTCCGGGACGAGTACGGCCACCTCGTCGACGTCTCGATCCGGGTCGGCGCGAGCCGCATCGCCGACTCGGGCAACCAGTTCGACCCCGACGCCGACGTCATCGTCGGCACCTACGAGGGGATCGACCACGCCCTGCGGACGGGCAAGGAACTGGGCGATATCGGGACGGTCGTCATCGACGAGGTCCACACCCTCAAGGAGGAAGAGCGCGGCCACCGCCTCGACGGGCTGATCTCGCGGCTGAAGTACACCACCGAGCGACGCGCAAAGCGCCGCGACGACTACGGGGGTGCCCAGTGGATCTACCTCTCGGCGACCGTCGGCAACCCCGAGCAGCTTGCGGCGGCGCTCGAATCGAAGCTGATCGAGTTCGAGGAGCGGCCCGTCCCGATCGAACGCCACGTCACGTTCGCCGACGGCCGCGAGAAGGTCCGCGTCGAGAACAAACTCGTCAAGCGGGAGTTCGACACCGAGTCCTCGAAGGGTTACCGCGGCCAGACGATCATCTTCACCAACTCGCGGCGGCGCTGTCACGAGATTTCGCGCAAGCTCGAGTACGCGGCCGCCCCCTACCACGCCGGCCTCGACTACAAGCGCCGCAAGACCGTCGAGCGAAAGTTCGGCGACCAGGAACTCGCGGCCGTCGTGACGACGGCGGCGCTCGCGGCCGGCGTCGACTTCCCGGCCTCGCAGGTGATCTTCGACTCGCTGGCGATGGGCATCGAGTGGCTCTCCGTCCAGGAGTTCCACCAGATGCTCGGCCGGGCGGGCCGGCCGGACTACCACGACGAGGGGAAGGTGTACCTCCTCGTCGAGCCCGACTGTTCCTACCACAACTCGATGGAGATGACCGAAGACGAGGTCGCGTTCAAGCTCCTCAAAGGCGAGATGGAGTCGGTGATGACCCACTACGACGAGGACGCGGCCGTCGAGGAGACGCTCGCGAACGTCACCGTCGGCGGCCGGGCCGCCAAGGGGCTCAACGACCGGATGCTCGGCGAGGTGCCGACGAAACACGCGATCGGCAAGCTCTTGGAGTACGAGTTCATCGACGGCTTCGAGCCGACGCCGCTGGGTCGCGTCGTCACCGAACACTTCCTCGAACCGGGCGAGGCGTTCGCGCTGCTCGACGGCATCCGCAAGGACGCCCACCCGTACGACCTCGTCGCCGACATCGAGTTGCGCGACGCCGACCTCTGA